A window of Mytilus edulis chromosome 10, xbMytEdul2.2, whole genome shotgun sequence contains these coding sequences:
- the LOC139493348 gene encoding all trans-polyprenyl-diphosphate synthase PDSS2-like isoform X2, with the protein MQCIFREARKENKIQNSKNVTFNFRHVLGGLIYNDSHTLQTRGLIVLLVCKAAGQPSGSDQDIDNSQRALAEITEMIYTACLIHKGVVNMSDFDRVDEVLEGMSSGNKMATLTGDFLLANACTELARLENTQVVENISCAIGNSMEAEFTKIKNSKTDVTFDDWLDQTYLTSGSLLAHSCQSALLLVGHNESYQTAAFNLGKNLAITRQLYEDINRFTQPETDDISPNILSTAPGVLYLGNRSLDFTQELLEDPREQKKILKKIKDSGELQQCKDLCKQYGVKARQSLHVFEQSVPRDALFRIINATTVS; encoded by the exons atgCAATGCATTTTCCGAGAAGCCAGGaaggaaaataaaatacaaaattccaaGAACGTGACCTTTAACTTTCGACATGTGCTCGG AGGTCTGATTTACAATGATTCCCACACATTACAGACTAGGGGTTTAATTGTTCTTCTTGTATGTAAAGCTGCAGGACAGCCGTCTGGTTCTGATCAGGACATAGATAACAG TCAGAGAGCATTAGCTGAGATAACAGAGATGATATATACAGCTTGTCTGATACACAAAGGTGTGGTCAATATGTCTGATTTTGATAGGGTTGATGAGGTGTTGGAGGGGATGTCATCTGGAAATAAAATGGCTACGTTGACAGGAGATTTCCTTCTCGCCAATGCTTGTACAGAATTGGCCAGATTAGAAAATACTCAG gTAGTAGAAAATATTTCATGTGCAATTGGTAATTCAATGGAGGCTGAGTTTACCAAGATAAAGAATTCCAAAACAGATGTAACATTTGATGATTGGTTAGACCAGACGTACCTGACATCAGGGAGTTTACTGGCACATAGTTGTCAGTCAGCTTTGTTGTTAGTCGGCCACAATGAATCTTATCAAACTGCAGCTTTCAACTTGGGTAAAAATTTGGCAATTACTCGACAG ttATATGAGGATATCAACAGGTTCACACAGCCAGAAACAGATGATATATCTCCTAATATTCTCTCCACGGCACCAGGGGTCCTGTACCTAGGAAACAGATCTTTAGACTTCACCCAAGAATTACTAGAAGATCCCAGAGAACAAAAAAAG attttaaagaaaataaaagacaGTGGGGAGTTACAACAATGTAAAGACTTATGTAAACAGTATGGTGTAAAAGCTAGACAATCGTTACATGTATTTGAACAGTCTGTACCTAGAGATGCTCTGTTTAGAATTATAAATGCCACAACAGTTTCATGA
- the LOC139493348 gene encoding all trans-polyprenyl-diphosphate synthase PDSS2-like isoform X1, with amino-acid sequence MHLSRIFRSLSFMRDPIFLLKSHHIASHSKSFPRKCFGIWSSKKVTEWNKAVSDAEKLVGYPTSLMGLRCFLSDEISNVAIQMRKLVGSKHPLLQTARGLIYNDSHTLQTRGLIVLLVCKAAGQPSGSDQDIDNSQRALAEITEMIYTACLIHKGVVNMSDFDRVDEVLEGMSSGNKMATLTGDFLLANACTELARLENTQVVENISCAIGNSMEAEFTKIKNSKTDVTFDDWLDQTYLTSGSLLAHSCQSALLLVGHNESYQTAAFNLGKNLAITRQLYEDINRFTQPETDDISPNILSTAPGVLYLGNRSLDFTQELLEDPREQKKILKKIKDSGELQQCKDLCKQYGVKARQSLHVFEQSVPRDALFRIINATTVS; translated from the exons ATGCATTTATCAAGAATATTCAGATCATTATCTTTTATGAGGGATCCTATTTTTTTGCTGAAAAGTCATCATATTGCATCACATTCTAAAAGTTTTCCAAGGAAATGTTTTGGAATTTGGAGTTCAAAAAAAGTAACAGAATGGAACAAAGCAGTTTCAGATGCAGAGAAACTTGTCGGCTATCCAACTTCATTGATGGGGCTCAGATGTTTTTTGAGTGATGAAATATCAAATGTTGCTATTCAAATGAGGAAACTTGTTGGTTCTAAACATCCTCTACTTCAGACAGCTAG AGGTCTGATTTACAATGATTCCCACACATTACAGACTAGGGGTTTAATTGTTCTTCTTGTATGTAAAGCTGCAGGACAGCCGTCTGGTTCTGATCAGGACATAGATAACAG TCAGAGAGCATTAGCTGAGATAACAGAGATGATATATACAGCTTGTCTGATACACAAAGGTGTGGTCAATATGTCTGATTTTGATAGGGTTGATGAGGTGTTGGAGGGGATGTCATCTGGAAATAAAATGGCTACGTTGACAGGAGATTTCCTTCTCGCCAATGCTTGTACAGAATTGGCCAGATTAGAAAATACTCAG gTAGTAGAAAATATTTCATGTGCAATTGGTAATTCAATGGAGGCTGAGTTTACCAAGATAAAGAATTCCAAAACAGATGTAACATTTGATGATTGGTTAGACCAGACGTACCTGACATCAGGGAGTTTACTGGCACATAGTTGTCAGTCAGCTTTGTTGTTAGTCGGCCACAATGAATCTTATCAAACTGCAGCTTTCAACTTGGGTAAAAATTTGGCAATTACTCGACAG ttATATGAGGATATCAACAGGTTCACACAGCCAGAAACAGATGATATATCTCCTAATATTCTCTCCACGGCACCAGGGGTCCTGTACCTAGGAAACAGATCTTTAGACTTCACCCAAGAATTACTAGAAGATCCCAGAGAACAAAAAAAG attttaaagaaaataaaagacaGTGGGGAGTTACAACAATGTAAAGACTTATGTAAACAGTATGGTGTAAAAGCTAGACAATCGTTACATGTATTTGAACAGTCTGTACCTAGAGATGCTCTGTTTAGAATTATAAATGCCACAACAGTTTCATGA